The genomic stretch GCCGCGCCGGGCCAGCGCCGAGGACGGCGAGACCGGCTATCCGATGGCGGTGCTGCTCAGCGCCGGCTCGGCGTCGGCGTCGGAGATCGTCGCGGGCGCGCTCAAGAACCTCGACCGCGCGATCGTGATCGGCACCCGCAGCTTCGGCAAGGGCTCGGTCCAGCAGCTCTACCGCAACGACGACGACGGCACGATGCTCAAGCTGACCGTCGAGCAGTACCTGACCCCGGGCGATCGCTCGATCCAGTCGGTCGGCATCGTCCCCGACGTCGCGCTCCGGCGCATGTTCGTGCCGGCCAAGAACGACAGCCCCGGCGACTACCTCCGGCTCCTGCAGCCGAGCAAGTCGTGGGGCGAGAAGGATCTCGACGCCCACCTGACCTCGACCTTCGCCAAGGACACCGACACGCCGACCTACGAGCTGCCGTTCCTGTACGAGAAGCCCCAGGACAAGTCGGCCGACGATCCGCTGCCGAGCGACGACGACGACGCCAGCGACGATCTGATCGTCGACTTCGAGACCGGCCTGGCGCGCGATCTGCTGAGCGCGGCCACCGCGACCGACCGGCCGGGCCTGATCAAGAACGCCAAGAACCTGGTGACCAAGCGGCGCGCGCTCGAGGACGGCAAGCTGGCCGCCGCGCTCGCCAAGCTCGGCGTCGACTGGTCGGCGCCCCCGGCCGCGGCTGAGCCGCCGGCCCGCCTGACCGCCGCGGTCACCCTCGACCAGCCCGGCCCGCTGCCGCCCGGCGCGGTCGTGACCATGACCGCGACCGTCACCAACACCGGCGCCGGCCCGGCCTACCGCGTCCACCTGCGGGCCCACGCCGACGACGGCATCTTCGACGACGACGAGCTGGTGATCGGCAAGGTCGCGCCGGGCGAGACCCGGACCTTCGCCGCCCAGGTCGAGGTCCAGAAGGACGCGATCCGCCGGGTCGATCGCATCTCGTTCGACCTGGCCGAGGCCCGCGGCGCCACCGCCCCGGTCCCGCCCTTGTCGGTCGCGATCAAGCCGGCGCCACGGCCGACCTTCGCGTACACCCACCAGCTGATCGATCTGGGCAACGGCGACGGCCTGCTGCAGCGGCGCGAGCGCCACCGCGTGCGCGTCCAGATCAAGAACACCGGCAGCGGCACCGCGCCCGCGGCCACGGCGGTCCTGCGCAACACCAGCGGCGCCGGCGTCCAGCTCGAGAGCTCGCGCATGGAGCTGGGCGAGCTGGCCCCGGGCGCGACCAAGACGGTCGAGTTCGGGTTCACGGTCCAGCCCGACTTCGAGGCGGCCGAGGCCACGATCGAGCTGGTCATCTACGACGCCGAGATCGGCGCGCAGTCGGGCGAGAAGCTGAAGTTCCCGGTGCTGGCCAGCGGCGGCGCGATCGCGGCCGCGGCCGGCCTGGTCGAGGCCAAGGCCGCCGGCACCGAGATCCGCGAGGGCGCCTCGGCCGACGCCACGGTGATCGCCACCGCCGCCAAGGGGACGCGCTGGAAGGTGCTCGGCACGATCGGGCCCTGGACCAAGGTCGAGCTCGACACCGGCGCGCCCGGCTTCGTCGCGACCCGCGGCGTCAGCAAGTCCAGCGGCAAGCCCAGCGGCGTGGTCAGCGCGCGCTACCAGGTCACGCCGCCGGCGATCACGATCTCGACGCCGATGCAGGAGACCACCGCGGAGCGCCTGACGCTCACCGGCACCGCCACCGACGACGACCACCTCGAGGACGTCTACGTGTTCGTCGCCAATGGCAGCGCCAAGATCGAGACCCGCAAGGTGCTCTACAAGTCCAACCGCGGCGGCAAGACGCCGAACACGCTCGCCTTCCAGGGGGACATCCCGCTGTGGCCGGGCTCGAACGTGATCACCGTGGTCGCGCGCGAGAACGCCGACGTGAAGTCGATCGAGACCATGGTCGTGTACCGCGACGCCCCGACCACCGCCCAGGCGCCGTGAGCCATGGCCGTGTGAGACCATGGTCGTGTGCCGCGCGCCCCGGCCACCGCCCGGGCGCCGTGATCGTGGCGGCGCACCCGGACCTACACCCGGGTGCGCGTCACATGTGCTCGCATCGGCTGCGGATCTCGGCGATCCTGGCTCCGGCCACGGTGCGATGAATCACACCGCCCCGGGCGCCGTCACATGAGGGAACCATGCGCACCATGATCGTCCTCGCCGCGTTGCTCGCTCCGGCGACGGCGCTCGCCGACAACGACTACGCCGCCGCGGTCGCCGGCACCTTCGACGTCAAGTACGAGGAGGTCACGTCGAACTGTCAGAACACCGGCATCGTGCTCAACCGCGGCGCGATCGAGATCAGCAAGCGCCGGGGCGCGACGATCAACGTCGACATCGACCGGATGCCGATGATGGCCGGCACCGCCAGCAAGGGCGGTCGGCTCAAGGCGTCGTCGAAGATCGGCAAGACCTCGATCCAGGGGCTCGACGGCCGGTTCTCGACCGCGGGCACCGTCAACGGCGAGGGCGACAACGCGGTCCTCAACGTCGTCTTCGTCGCCGAGTACTACCTCAAGGGCAAGGCGTACTGCACGCAGTCGTGGAACGTGACCGGCGTCCGCAAGGTCGCCGCGCCG from Myxococcales bacterium encodes the following:
- a CDS encoding PDZ domain-containing protein, which gives rise to MRRHLSLHVVLVVTAAVMALVLTVSKRTHEGIHGIVFAPKTVWAAPGTPALARHDLTDLKAFNQTLLRIKESYVDPTRIDPKRMLYQALASVQLNIPEVLVEPDLAHEQLTVVVNDKRQTFSTADVDSPWRLAKDLKQIFAFIEANMNPGADLAAVEYAAVNGMLETLDPHSVLMDPEAARELDASTSGKFGGLGIVIRMVDRKLTVIRPIKNTPASRAGIKANDHIVKIDNQATDVLTSDEAVDRMRGEPDTPVTLWVARKGADQPLRFDLVRAEITTESVRSQLLDGNVGLIKISNFQGSTAAETQRALTELRSGGAQAIILDLRGNPGGLLDQAVKTADLFVDQGTLVTTVKGGQRKPRRASAEDGETGYPMAVLLSAGSASASEIVAGALKNLDRAIVIGTRSFGKGSVQQLYRNDDDGTMLKLTVEQYLTPGDRSIQSVGIVPDVALRRMFVPAKNDSPGDYLRLLQPSKSWGEKDLDAHLTSTFAKDTDTPTYELPFLYEKPQDKSADDPLPSDDDDASDDLIVDFETGLARDLLSAATATDRPGLIKNAKNLVTKRRALEDGKLAAALAKLGVDWSAPPAAAEPPARLTAAVTLDQPGPLPPGAVVTMTATVTNTGAGPAYRVHLRAHADDGIFDDDELVIGKVAPGETRTFAAQVEVQKDAIRRVDRISFDLAEARGATAPVPPLSVAIKPAPRPTFAYTHQLIDLGNGDGLLQRRERHRVRVQIKNTGSGTAPAATAVLRNTSGAGVQLESSRMELGELAPGATKTVEFGFTVQPDFEAAEATIELVIYDAEIGAQSGEKLKFPVLASGGAIAAAAGLVEAKAAGTEIREGASADATVIATAAKGTRWKVLGTIGPWTKVELDTGAPGFVATRGVSKSSGKPSGVVSARYQVTPPAITISTPMQETTAERLTLTGTATDDDHLEDVYVFVANGSAKIETRKVLYKSNRGGKTPNTLAFQGDIPLWPGSNVITVVARENADVKSIETMVVYRDAPTTAQAP